The Amycolatopsis sp. DG1A-15b genome window below encodes:
- a CDS encoding TetR/AcrR family transcriptional regulator: MPKQRDVQAQRELLSNATWQVLADDGLPGLTLRAVAERAGCTTGLVMHAFPTKKALLLHARDLLYARTAVRADAAEAACADAPGALAAVLGQAVDLPHGHHEESRVWVGFLAAALADDDLAERHRAANRSFLARIHRLVAACRPEWTDERLELTTKSLVALVEGMNVLAAADPKTYPARLQQDALAEALAGL; encoded by the coding sequence ATGCCGAAGCAGCGTGACGTCCAGGCGCAGCGAGAGCTGCTGTCGAACGCGACCTGGCAGGTGCTCGCCGACGACGGCCTGCCGGGGCTGACCCTGCGCGCGGTCGCCGAGCGCGCCGGCTGCACCACCGGCCTGGTGATGCACGCGTTCCCGACGAAGAAGGCGTTGCTGCTGCACGCACGTGACCTGCTGTACGCGCGCACGGCGGTCCGCGCGGACGCGGCCGAAGCGGCGTGCGCGGACGCGCCGGGCGCGCTCGCGGCGGTGCTGGGCCAGGCGGTGGACCTCCCGCACGGCCACCACGAGGAATCCCGGGTCTGGGTGGGCTTCCTGGCGGCGGCCCTGGCCGACGACGACCTGGCCGAACGCCACCGCGCGGCGAACCGTTCGTTCCTGGCCCGCATCCACCGCCTGGTGGCGGCCTGCCGTCCGGAGTGGACGGACGAGCGGCTCGAGCTGACGACGAAGAGCCTGGTGGCGCTGGTGGAGGGGATGAACGTCCTGGCCGCGGCCGACCCGAAGACCTACCCGGCCCGGCTGCAGCAGGACGCGCTCGCCGAGGCGCTCGCCGGTCTGTGA
- a CDS encoding GNAT family N-acetyltransferase — translation MTHHRTLTIAPVTWDDPDAVRLREAQRTELDARYGTDDHEPGAVPTAETVAVFLLARDAAGTAVGCGGLRLLGPRSGEVKRMYVEPAVRGTGVAAALLRALEDHARQLGITRLLLETGTGQPDAIRFYRREGYEPIEAYGPYRGEPLSRCFARDL, via the coding sequence TTGACACATCACCGCACGCTGACGATCGCCCCGGTGACCTGGGACGATCCCGACGCCGTCCGCCTGCGCGAAGCCCAGCGGACCGAGCTCGACGCCCGCTACGGCACCGACGACCACGAACCCGGCGCGGTCCCCACCGCCGAAACCGTCGCCGTGTTCCTGCTCGCGCGGGACGCCGCCGGTACCGCCGTGGGCTGCGGCGGACTGCGGCTGCTCGGCCCCCGGTCGGGCGAGGTCAAGCGCATGTACGTCGAGCCGGCGGTCCGCGGCACCGGCGTCGCGGCCGCCCTGCTGCGCGCCCTCGAAGACCACGCGCGGCAGCTCGGCATCACCCGGCTGCTGCTGGAGACCGGCACCGGGCAGCCGGACGCGATCCGCTTCTACCGGCGCGAAGGCTACGAACCGATCGAGGCGTACGGGCCTTACCGCGGCGAACCGCTCTCCCGCTGCTTCGCCCGCGACCTGTGA
- a CDS encoding SRPBCC family protein: MEWTGARYADLPTAEVSTWIDAAPEVVWPVVSDISLMPETSAELQSVEWCEEGRKFLGRSKHDAFGEWETTSYVVECEAPRVFAWAVQDPEEPSAVWKFTLEPDNGGTRLSQWMRMGPGRSGLSYAIDRMPEKEQKIVFVRMREFETAMQANLTAIKARIENR, encoded by the coding sequence ATGGAGTGGACGGGTGCGCGGTACGCCGACCTGCCGACGGCCGAGGTCTCGACCTGGATCGACGCCGCGCCGGAGGTCGTCTGGCCGGTCGTCTCGGACATCTCGCTGATGCCCGAGACGAGCGCGGAACTCCAGTCCGTCGAGTGGTGCGAGGAAGGCCGCAAGTTCCTCGGCCGCAGCAAGCACGACGCGTTCGGCGAGTGGGAGACGACCTCGTACGTCGTGGAGTGCGAAGCGCCGCGCGTCTTCGCGTGGGCCGTGCAGGACCCGGAGGAGCCCAGCGCCGTCTGGAAGTTCACCCTCGAGCCGGACAACGGCGGCACGCGCCTGAGCCAGTGGATGCGGATGGGGCCCGGCCGGTCCGGGCTGTCGTACGCGATCGACCGGATGCCGGAGAAGGAACAGAAGATCGTCTTCGTCCGCATGCGGGAGTTCGAGACGGCGATGCAGGCCAACCTCACCGCGATCAAAGCCCGGATCGAAAACCGATGA
- a CDS encoding MarR family transcriptional regulator, with amino-acid sequence MHETRLANLLGAAVLNLSDRMTGAAAAAAGASLSGTAALVVLAEFPGLGGTELGQRIGLSQPACARMLDQLEARGLVRRQAKSGRAVGVRLTRAGRSAANRALEARQEVLAGALGAVSDPDALEPALAQLLRGLHAEVRSGDLMCRLCDRPGCVAQDRICPVGQAQRELGTP; translated from the coding sequence ATGCATGAGACGCGGCTCGCGAACCTGCTCGGCGCGGCGGTGCTGAACCTGTCCGACCGGATGACGGGCGCCGCGGCGGCGGCCGCCGGGGCCAGCTTGAGCGGAACGGCCGCGCTGGTGGTGCTCGCGGAGTTCCCTGGGCTGGGCGGCACCGAGCTGGGGCAGCGGATCGGGCTCAGCCAGCCGGCCTGCGCCCGGATGCTCGACCAGCTGGAGGCCCGCGGGCTCGTGCGACGGCAGGCGAAGAGTGGTCGCGCGGTCGGCGTCCGGCTCACCCGCGCTGGGCGGTCCGCGGCGAACCGCGCGCTCGAGGCACGGCAGGAAGTGCTGGCCGGCGCGCTGGGTGCGGTGTCCGATCCGGACGCGCTCGAACCCGCGCTGGCACAGCTGTTGCGCGGGCTGCACGCCGAAGTCCGCTCGGGCGACCTGATGTGCCGGCTCTGCGATCGTCCCGGCTGCGTCGCGCAGGACCGGATCTGCCCGGTCGGGCAGGCGCAGCGTGAACTCGGGACGCCGTGA
- a CDS encoding helix-turn-helix domain-containing protein codes for MKRTSFAQWPCSIARTMDLLGDWWTPLVLRDAFYGVRRFDEFQQALGIARNTLADRLKRLVDEGLLEKVPYQTEPVRHDYVLTEKGRDFYPVLLAMTRWGDKWLASEAGPPITVHHLACGHDTHAEIVCADCREPMTPDDTRMRRGPGFPPRLAQRPDVEERFAWQE; via the coding sequence ATGAAACGGACATCGTTCGCGCAGTGGCCGTGCTCGATCGCGCGCACCATGGATCTGCTCGGCGACTGGTGGACCCCGCTGGTGCTGCGGGACGCCTTCTACGGCGTGCGGCGCTTCGACGAGTTCCAGCAGGCCCTCGGCATCGCGCGCAACACCCTCGCCGACCGGCTCAAGCGGCTGGTCGACGAGGGGCTGCTCGAAAAGGTGCCGTACCAGACCGAGCCGGTGCGCCACGACTACGTGCTCACCGAGAAGGGCCGTGACTTCTACCCGGTGCTGCTCGCGATGACCCGCTGGGGCGACAAGTGGCTCGCGAGCGAGGCCGGCCCGCCGATCACCGTGCACCACCTCGCCTGCGGGCACGACACGCACGCCGAAATCGTTTGCGCCGACTGCCGGGAACCGATGACGCCCGACGACACCCGGATGCGCCGCGGCCCCGGCTTCCCGCCCCGGCTGGCGCAGCGTCCCGACGTCGAGGAGCGCTTCGCCTGGCAGGAGTAA
- a CDS encoding DMT family transporter, with amino-acid sequence MGNVLALVSALCFGVTHFVSGLVSRRAPGMTVSLYAQVAGTVVTVPFAAFAGSGPPTAAALGWGALSGVGTGVGVAFLYRAMGKGAMSLVVPASDVAAVVLPVLFGLVLLGQRLSGPALAGTCCAVPALWLVSRSRGERAGRTAAGIPDAFVAGLGFAVQFVALSRIPAEAGFWPVVFSRAVSVVAIAGLVASTRAPWRLPLRLLGPAAFAGVCGSAAIVLYLLAAQRQLLAVATVLAALYPAVPVVLALVFLRERLSRAQLAGLLGAGAAIVLVSLG; translated from the coding sequence ATGGGCAACGTTCTCGCGCTCGTCTCGGCGCTGTGCTTCGGAGTCACGCACTTCGTCAGCGGGCTGGTGTCCCGCCGGGCACCGGGAATGACCGTGTCGCTGTACGCCCAGGTCGCGGGCACAGTGGTGACTGTCCCGTTCGCGGCGTTCGCCGGCTCCGGCCCGCCCACCGCGGCGGCGCTCGGCTGGGGCGCGCTATCGGGAGTGGGCACCGGGGTGGGCGTCGCCTTCCTCTACCGCGCGATGGGCAAGGGGGCGATGAGCCTGGTAGTGCCCGCGAGCGACGTCGCCGCGGTGGTCCTGCCGGTCCTCTTCGGACTTGTCTTGCTCGGGCAGCGGCTTTCGGGACCCGCGCTCGCCGGGACCTGTTGCGCGGTACCGGCGTTGTGGCTGGTCTCGCGGTCGCGCGGGGAGCGGGCCGGCCGGACGGCGGCGGGGATCCCGGACGCCTTCGTCGCCGGGCTCGGCTTCGCCGTCCAGTTCGTCGCGCTCTCGCGGATCCCGGCCGAAGCGGGGTTCTGGCCGGTGGTGTTCAGCCGCGCGGTGTCGGTGGTGGCCATCGCCGGCCTGGTCGCGTCGACGCGGGCGCCGTGGCGGCTGCCGTTGCGCTTGCTGGGACCGGCCGCGTTCGCCGGGGTGTGCGGCAGTGCGGCGATCGTGCTCTACCTGCTCGCGGCCCAGCGGCAGCTGCTGGCCGTCGCGACCGTGCTCGCGGCCCTCTACCCCGCGGTGCCGGTGGTGCTGGCGCTGGTCTTCCTGCGCGAACGGCTGAGCCGGGCCCAGCTCGCCGGACTGCTCGGCGCGGGCGCGGCGATCGTGCTCGTGTCACTGGGCTGA
- a CDS encoding helix-turn-helix domain-containing protein: MPQEFSHRVVAIVTEESNPFEMGVATELFGLRRPELDRPWYDFTLCAATPSVGMNLGMFTLSGVAGLEAADTADTLIVPARPNTDVPTAPAIIAAIRRAAARGARLVSFCTGAFALAEAGVLDGKRATTHWQWAASLAAKFPRVRWEPDVLFIDEGTVLTAAGSAASLDLGLHIIHRDHGAEVVNAVSRRLVFTGHRDGGQRQFIARPVPAVPDTSLAPVLAWALERLDKPLTITDLATRAATSPATLHRKFRAELGTTPLAWLTTERVTLACRLIERGELRLDRVAALSGFGTAANLRAQLRRHTGLSPSAYRRRFGPAA, from the coding sequence ATGCCGCAAGAATTCTCGCATCGGGTCGTCGCGATCGTCACCGAGGAGTCGAACCCGTTCGAGATGGGCGTGGCGACCGAGCTGTTCGGCCTCCGCCGTCCCGAACTCGACCGGCCCTGGTACGACTTCACGCTCTGCGCGGCGACGCCCTCGGTCGGGATGAACCTCGGGATGTTCACGCTGTCCGGCGTCGCCGGTCTCGAGGCGGCCGACACGGCGGACACCCTGATCGTCCCGGCCCGCCCGAACACCGACGTCCCGACGGCCCCGGCGATCATCGCCGCGATCCGCCGGGCGGCGGCCCGCGGCGCCCGGCTGGTGAGCTTCTGCACGGGAGCGTTCGCCCTCGCCGAGGCGGGCGTGCTGGACGGCAAGCGGGCGACCACGCACTGGCAGTGGGCGGCTTCGCTGGCCGCGAAGTTCCCGCGGGTGCGCTGGGAACCGGACGTGCTGTTCATCGACGAGGGAACCGTCCTGACGGCGGCGGGCAGCGCGGCCTCACTCGACCTGGGCCTGCACATCATCCACCGCGACCACGGCGCCGAAGTCGTCAACGCGGTGAGCCGCCGCCTGGTGTTCACCGGCCACCGCGACGGCGGTCAGCGCCAGTTCATCGCGCGCCCGGTGCCCGCGGTGCCGGACACATCGCTGGCCCCGGTCCTGGCGTGGGCCCTGGAGCGGCTGGACAAGCCGTTGACGATCACGGACCTGGCCACGCGCGCGGCGACCAGCCCGGCGACGCTGCACCGCAAGTTCCGCGCGGAGCTGGGCACGACACCACTGGCGTGGCTGACAACGGAACGCGTGACGTTGGCCTGCCGCCTGATCGAGCGGGGCGAGCTGCGCTTGGACCGAGTGGCGGCATTGAGCGGCTTCGGAACGGCGGCGAACCTGCGGGCGCAGTTACGGCGTCACACGGGTCTCAGCCCGAGTGCTTATCGCCGCCGCTTCGGCCCGGCGGCGTGA
- a CDS encoding LLM class flavin-dependent oxidoreductase — protein sequence MRTATTVEFSTDTRTTLDFVLEAEKLGLDVCWVAEAWGSDAPSALGYLAARTDRIRLGSGIIQLGTRTPVAIAQAALTLADLSGGRFALGLGPSGPQVVEGLHGVPFAKPLTRMRETVEIIRQAFAGEKISFSGKAFEIPLPGEARPMRLSTAPNPDIPIYLATLSPKLLELTGEVADGWLGTSFVPEGADAYFTHLDAGLAKAGRQRKDIDVCQGAEVAFADNEAELRTLVGSRKKELAFSLGGMGSASTNFYNNAYSRQGWADVAAEVRERWQAGDRDGAAALVTDEMVLGTTLIGTEEMVRKRLRVWRDAGIDTVRLYPAGETLEARLTTLGRALDLL from the coding sequence ATGAGGACCGCGACCACCGTCGAGTTCTCCACGGACACCCGCACGACGCTGGACTTCGTGCTGGAAGCGGAGAAACTCGGCCTCGACGTCTGCTGGGTGGCCGAAGCCTGGGGCTCGGACGCGCCGTCCGCGCTCGGCTACCTCGCCGCCCGCACCGACCGGATCCGGCTCGGTTCGGGAATCATCCAGCTGGGCACGCGCACACCGGTCGCGATCGCGCAGGCCGCTTTGACGCTGGCCGATCTGTCCGGCGGCCGGTTCGCGCTCGGCCTCGGCCCGTCCGGGCCGCAGGTCGTCGAAGGCCTGCACGGCGTCCCGTTCGCGAAGCCGCTGACGCGCATGCGCGAGACCGTCGAGATCATCCGGCAAGCCTTCGCGGGGGAGAAGATCTCGTTCTCCGGCAAGGCGTTCGAGATCCCGCTGCCCGGCGAGGCCCGTCCGATGCGGCTGTCCACCGCGCCGAACCCGGACATCCCGATCTACCTCGCGACGCTGTCGCCGAAGCTCCTGGAGCTCACCGGCGAGGTCGCGGACGGCTGGCTCGGCACCAGCTTCGTGCCCGAAGGCGCCGACGCGTACTTCACCCACCTCGACGCCGGGCTCGCGAAGGCGGGTAGGCAGCGCAAGGACATCGACGTCTGCCAGGGCGCCGAAGTCGCCTTCGCGGACAACGAAGCCGAGCTGCGCACCCTGGTCGGCAGCCGTAAGAAGGAGCTGGCCTTCAGCCTCGGCGGGATGGGCTCGGCCAGCACGAACTTCTACAACAACGCCTACAGCCGCCAGGGCTGGGCGGACGTCGCCGCCGAGGTCCGCGAGCGCTGGCAGGCCGGGGACCGCGACGGCGCCGCCGCGCTCGTCACCGACGAAATGGTGCTCGGCACGACGTTGATCGGCACCGAAGAGATGGTGCGGAAACGCTTGCGCGTCTGGCGTGACGCCGGCATCGACACCGTCCGGCTCTACCCGGCCGGCGAGACGCTCGAAGCGCGGTTGACGACGCTGGGTCGCGCGCTCGACCTGCTGTGA
- a CDS encoding cupin domain-containing protein, with amino-acid sequence MVGMNPIDLNEVLASFDAAWSPRIVTRVNDYDIRLARFDGEHVWHVHENTDEFFLVLDGEIEIGLRDPAERVVTLGRGQVFVVPKGTFHKPSSKTGASVLLVEPAGTLTVGDVHDEVPDHVDVTTGHLV; translated from the coding sequence ATGGTCGGCATGAACCCGATCGACCTCAACGAAGTCCTCGCGAGCTTCGACGCCGCTTGGAGCCCGCGCATCGTCACCCGCGTCAACGACTACGACATCCGCCTCGCGCGGTTCGACGGCGAGCACGTCTGGCACGTCCACGAGAACACCGACGAGTTCTTCCTCGTCCTCGACGGCGAGATCGAGATCGGCCTGCGCGATCCCGCGGAACGGGTGGTCACGCTCGGCCGCGGGCAGGTCTTCGTGGTCCCGAAGGGGACGTTCCACAAGCCGTCGTCGAAGACGGGGGCGAGTGTGCTGCTCGTCGAGCCGGCGGGGACGCTCACGGTCGGCGACGTGCACGACGAGGTCCCCGACCACGTCGACGTGACGACGGGGCACTTGGTCTAA
- a CDS encoding GNAT family N-acetyltransferase: MLTVVPVDQASWADLQAIFGDRGDPARCRCQYFKDTPAEWRSGTAEERAERFRDQTADHATGLVAYLDGEPAGWCAVEPRTAYRRLLGSRLVWAGREEDKTDDGVWAVTCFVTRKGFRRQGVSAALAKAAADFARERGARAVEGYPMVVEPGQQLAWPGELFVGSRGIFADAGFTEVSRPTARRVVMWLTC; encoded by the coding sequence ATGCTCACCGTCGTACCCGTCGATCAGGCGTCCTGGGCCGACCTGCAGGCGATCTTCGGCGACCGCGGCGACCCGGCCCGCTGCCGGTGCCAGTACTTCAAGGACACGCCGGCCGAGTGGCGGTCGGGAACCGCCGAAGAACGCGCCGAGCGGTTTCGCGACCAGACGGCCGACCACGCGACCGGGCTCGTCGCCTACCTCGACGGCGAGCCCGCCGGCTGGTGCGCGGTCGAACCCCGCACGGCTTACCGCCGCCTTCTCGGCAGCCGGCTGGTCTGGGCCGGTCGCGAGGAGGACAAGACCGACGACGGAGTTTGGGCGGTCACCTGCTTCGTCACGCGCAAGGGCTTCCGGCGTCAAGGGGTGAGTGCGGCCCTGGCGAAGGCGGCGGCGGACTTCGCCCGTGAACGAGGCGCCCGGGCGGTCGAGGGCTACCCGATGGTCGTCGAGCCGGGGCAGCAGCTCGCCTGGCCCGGCGAACTGTTCGTCGGCAGTCGCGGGATCTTCGCCGACGCCGGGTTCACCGAGGTCAGCCGCCCGACCGCGCGGCGGGTCGTCATGTGGCTGACCTGCTGA